Part of the Alteribacter lacisalsi genome, CCGGGCTCAGGAACGACTGATTCTTTACAAATCCGGCCCGCTCATACAGACGAATCGCCCGCTCGTTCTGTTTAATGACCACCAGGCGGAAGCAGCCGGTCCTGTGGCGCTCACCGAGAAACGTGAGCACAGCGGACAGAAAGAGACGGCCCCGCCCTTTTCCCGTCTGACAAGGCTTCATGCCGATGCCGATATCGATGTAGGCGCTGTTGTCATACACACCGGCATCGTAACCGCCCGGTACCCGCGCCTCTTCACCGGTGCAGCAGTAACCGGCAAGGTCCCCTTCCATGTCCATGCACGCATAGTAATCCCCGCTCAAAAGCTCATCAAGGCAGTCTTTCGTCGGTTCCAGATTATAAAGGTCGTAAGGAGGAGGATACCGCCAGAAGAGGATTTCCTCAGCG contains:
- a CDS encoding GNAT family N-acetyltransferase, which codes for MRHSQKHPYTFTKMTCSFAEEILFWRYPPPYDLYNLEPTKDCLDELLSGDYYACMDMEGDLAGYCCTGEEARVPGGYDAGVYDNSAYIDIGIGMKPCQTGKGRGRLFLSAVLTFLGERHRTGCFRLVVIKQNERAIRLYERAGFVKNQSFLSPVSDRPHSFVCMKKEGPRAL